The Thermanaerovibrio acidaminovorans DSM 6589 genome contains a region encoding:
- a CDS encoding V-type ATP synthase subunit E, translated as MTTGDDKLSALKELLLDQAEAQRHRILQEAREELQGWLREQEDRLAKEEEMILDDARRRAEEVRLRQVINAEREDSLETLRYQNRLISEALAMLREELVKLRERDDYPMILAGLAMEGIESAGMEGAYLIRLSANDSSLGDQVAWLVKTNMPDARVSFDPEPAPILGGLWLASQDGRREVRLDWQARAQELSEKLAERLLQLL; from the coding sequence GAGGCCCAGAGGCACCGGATCCTTCAGGAGGCCCGGGAGGAGCTGCAGGGCTGGCTAAGGGAACAGGAGGATCGTCTCGCCAAGGAGGAGGAGATGATCCTGGATGACGCCCGCCGCAGGGCAGAGGAGGTACGGTTAAGGCAAGTGATAAATGCCGAGCGGGAGGACTCCCTTGAGACGCTTAGATACCAGAACCGGCTCATCTCCGAGGCCCTGGCAATGCTCCGGGAGGAGCTGGTTAAGCTGAGGGAGCGGGACGACTACCCCATGATCCTGGCGGGGCTGGCCATGGAGGGCATCGAGTCCGCCGGGATGGAGGGGGCGTACCTGATCCGCCTATCGGCCAACGACTCCAGCCTGGGGGATCAGGTGGCCTGGCTGGTGAAGACCAACATGCCCGATGCCCGGGTCTCCTTCGACCCGGAGCCGGCCCCCATCCTGGGGGGGCTGTGGCTCGCCTCCCAGGATGGACGAAGGGAGGTCCGGCTGGACTGGCAGGCCAGGGCCCAGGAGCTATCCGAAAAGCTGGCCGAGAGGCTGCTTCAGCTTCTTTAG